CGGCGGGTTTGAGTTCGACGTAGAGGATCGCCGCGACGCCGCACCGGTGCGCCACCATGTGCGCACGCGCTACAGCGGCCTCTACATGGTCTACAACGTCATGGCGGCGCTCGCGGGGCTCCTCGTCGCAGGCGGGGACGTCGCGCGCTTCCAGGAGGTGCTCGACGCCTACGAGCCCGCGAGCGGCAGGGGAAAGGTCTTCGCGCTCGACGGCGGCCGCTCGGTCGTGTCCAACCTCGCGAAGAACCCGACGGGGTTCAACCGCATGGTCCAGCAGGTGCGGGCCGCGGACGGTCGCTACCTCGCGCTCTTCCTGAACGACAACGACGCCGACGGACACGACGTCTCGTGGATCTGGGACGTCGACCTCGAGCGTCTGCGCGACCTCTCCGACCTGCGCCTCGTTTGCGTGGGCGGCACGCGCCGCGAGGACATGGCCGTGCGCGTGAAGTACGCCGAGCTCGGGGCTCCCATTGAGCTCGTTGACGACGTCGGGGGGGGCGTCGCCCTCCTGCCCGGGGGCGAGAGGCTCCACGTGATCGCCAACTACACGGCGTTCCCGCCCGTCGTGGCCGACCTCGAGCGCCTGCAGGGCCTGCCAAAGGGGTCGGGTCCAAACGAGCAGACTGCTCGGAACAGGCCGGGCGCGGCGAGGCCTCGGCGCGAGGCGCCCGCCTCCGTCGGGCTCGACCGTCCCCTGCGCATCGTGCACCTCTACCCCGACGCGCTCAACCTCTACGGCGACGGCGGCAACATCGCCTCGCTCGCCAAGCGGTGCGCGTGGCGAGGCATCCCCGTTCGAGTCGACCAGGTCCTCATGGGCCAGGGACTCGACCTCTCCGACGCCGACGTCGTGCTCCTCGGCGGGGGCGCCGACCGCGACCAGCTGGCGGTCTGCCGCGAGCTGCGGGCGCAGCGCGAGCAGCTCGCCGCCTACGTGGCCGACGGCGGGGTCCTCCTCGCCATCTGCGGCGGCTACCAGCTGCTGGGACATGCCTACATGATGGGCGACGAGCGGGTCGAGGGCCTGCACATCCTCGACCTGGAAACCGTGGCGGGCAGCACGCGACTGATCGGAAACGTCGCCGTCGACTCCCCCGTGTCCGACGTCCCCGTCGTCGGCTTTGAGAACCACGCCGGGAGGACCCTCCTCGGCGCGGACGAGAGGCCCCTCGGGCGCGCGCTCGTCCCCGGCACCGGCAACAACGGCGAGGACGGCGGCGAGGGCGTCCTGCATGACAACGTCATCGGCACGTATCTGCACGGCCCGGTCCTGCCCAAGAACCCCGGGGTCACCGACTGGCTGATCTCCCGGGCGCTCGCGCGCCGCGGGGTCGCGGTCGAGCTGTCCCCGCTGGACGACGCGTTGGAGACGGCCGCCCACGACGTGGCGCTGCGCATCGCCACCCGCCGATAGGCCCACGGCGCGAGGTTCTTCTCGCCCCGTGGACCCCGGTCCGGCGATTACCATGCAGAATCCGGGTTCCGCCTCAGAGTCAACTGGCCATATGTGATGTGGAACCGGATTCTGCGTGTTGTTAGAGGGCGATCGTCGTCAGCGGGCGAGAAGGACCCGCGCCCGCGGCACGGGGCGCGGGGGCCGGGACGACCTCGCCCCGGCCCCCGCGCCGCCAACGGCCGGAATCAGAGTCCGAGCTTGTCCAGGACGTTCTCCACGCAGAGCCCGTACTTCTCCTTGACCCTGTCGGACGGTCCCGACTCGGTGAAGACGTCCTCCACGCCCACCCTCGCCAGGGGGGCGTGCTCGCCCATCTCGGCGAGCGTCTCGGCGACGGCTCCTCCCAGACCGCCGATGACGGAGTGGTTCTCGATCGTGACGATTCGGCGCACGCGACCCGCGAGCGAGCGAATGAGCTCAACGTCGAGGGGCTTGACGGACCGGACGTTCACGAGCACGCCGCGGGCGCCGCGCTCCTCCGCCGCCGCGAAGCTCCGCCGGGCGAGGTCGCCCGACGTCCCCTCGTAGACGATCGCGAAGTCGTCCCCCTCGTCGGCGTCGACCACGGCGCGGCCGACCTCGAGCGGCGCAGCCGAGGGCAGGTCGGGCACCACGTCGCGCGAGCAGCGGATGTAGACCGGCCCCTCGTGTTCGGCGGCGTACATCACGGCCTCCCTGAGCTCGTCGGGGTTGGCCGGGACGAGCACCTGGAGCCCGGGGAGCACGCGCGTCAGGGCGAGGTCCTCGTTCGCGTGGTGGGTCGCGCCGTCGAACCCCCCGTCCATGCCGGGATGCGTGGCCAGGACCTTGACGTTGGCGCCCGGGTAGCACGCCTGCCGGAGCTGCGTCCACACCGTGCCCGTGGCAAAGATGGCGAAGTTCACGTAGAACGGGATCCCGCCCTCCTTGGCGATGCCGGTGGCGATGCTCATGGCGTTCTGCTCCGCGATGCCCGTCTCCACGAAGTGCTCCGGGTGTCGCTCCTGGAACCTGTCTGAGGTCGTCGACCCTGCGAGGTCGGAGTCGATCACGAAGATGTTGGGGTGGGTCTCGAACGCCTCGTTGAGCGCGTCGCCGACGAGCGTGCGCAGCGAGATGAGGTCATAGCTGGTGTCCATGCTACTCGCCCCCCTTCGCACCGAGGTCGCGCAGGGCGATCTCGTACTCCTCGTCGCTCAGGCCCTTGGAGTGCCAGGCGGGGTTGTTCTCCATGAAGCTCACGCCCTTGCCCTTCACGGTGTGGGAGATTATCGCGGTCGGGGCGCCGCACGCGACGTGCGCCTCCTCGAGGGCCGCGACGATCTGCGACATGTCGTGCCCGTCGATCTCTATGACGCGCAGCCCGAAGGCGGCCAGCTTGTCGGCGAGGGGCTCCAGGTTGATGCTCTCGTTCACCGGGCCGTGCGAGGAGAGGCCGTTGTTGTCCACCACGAAGACCAGGCGGTCCAGGCCGTAGTGCGCGGCGCACATGAGCGCCTCCCAGATCTGGCCCTCCTGCGCCTCCCCGTCTCCGCAGATCGCGTAGACGAGGTGGTCGTCGCCCATCGTCCGCTTGGCGAGCGCCATGCCCACCGCGATGGAGAAGCCCTGGCCGAGAAGACCGGTCGTCGCGTCCACCTCCGGGATGTCGGGCTCGTAGGGGTGGCCCTGAAGGCGCGAGTTCACCTGCCGGAACGTCGGGTACTCCTCCTCGCTCACCACGCCCTTCTCGGTGAGCTCCGCGTAGAGGGCGGGGGTCACGTGCCCCTTCGAGAGCACGACGCGTGCGCGCGGGCTCTCGGAGAGGTCGACGTCGGTCTCGTAGATCGCGGTGAGCACGTCGATGACGGAGAGGGACCCGCCGACGTGGCCCACGCCGGCGGCGTGGACCATGTCGACGATGCGCCGACGATTGCGCAGGCAGACGGCCTCCAGCTGCTTGATGTCAGCCATCGATCAGCCCTCCTACCACTTGCCGAGGGCCGTGCCGATGAAGTTGAAGACGATGCCGATGAGGTTGAAGTCCGTCTCGGGGAAGGAGGTGCCGGACAGGCCCACCGACTCCATGATCGGGTAGATGATGGCGGGGCCGACGGCGATGAGGATGCCGGTCACGAACGCGCCCACGATGCAGCCCTTCCAGCCGCCGCGCGCGTTGCCAAAGACGCCGGCCGTCGCGCCGATGAAGAAGTACGGGATGGCGACGGGGATGATGACGGTCGTGTGCAGGGCGGCCATGACGACCATGCAGATCAGGCCGGCGGCGTAGGCGGAGATGAAGCCGAGGATGACGGCGGTCGGGGCGTACGGGAAGACGACGGGGCAGTCCAGGGCGGGCTTGACACCGGGGATGAGCTTCTTGGAGAGGCCCACGAAGGCGGGAACGAGCTCGCCGAGGAACAGGCGCACGCCGGTCACGATCACGTAGAGGCCGCCGGCGAAGGTCAGCGTCTGCATGAGCGGGTAGATGAGCCAGTGCTGGCCGCCGGAGATGGCCTCGACGGCGCCCTGGCCGGCCACGATCGCGGCGATGTAGAAGATCACGCCGATGGAGAGGGTGACCGAGACGATGTAGTCGCGGAAGATGCCGAGCCAGCCGGGAAGCTCGATCTCCTCGGTGCTCTCCTCGGGCTTGCCGACCTTGCTGCCCAGCCAGCCGGAGAGGGCGTAGGCGAGGGTGCAGTAGTGGCCGATGGCGATGTTGTCGCTGCCGGTGACGGCGTTCATGGACTTCTGCGCGATCGCGGGGTAGACCGCCGCGGCGACGCCGTGGATGATCGAGCCGATGATGATGGCGGGCACGTCGTCCAGGCCGAGCGCCTTGAGCATGATGGCGAGCAGCGCCGAGAGGAACAGGCTGTGGCCGCCCGTCAGGAAGACGTACTTGAACGGCGTGAGGCGCGCGACGATCAGGTTGCACGCGAAGCCGCCGATCATGATCCAGGCGATGACCGTGGGGAAGACGGTCTGCGCCTGCGCGGTAATCGCCTCAGAGATGGGCGTCACGCCCTGGAGGCCGAAGGCCTCGGAGAACAGGGTCTGCAGGCCGGTGAGGGCGCCCTGGGCGGCGGTGGAGCCGATGCCAAAGATCAGGAAGCCCACGATGGTCTTGATGGTTCCGGAGATGACCTTGTCCGCAGGCTTCTTCTGGAGGACCAGGCCGATGAACGCCAGCAGACCGATGAGGATGCCCGCCTGGCTCAGCAGGTCGTAGACGATAAACTCAAGCACTGCCATTGCTGCTTCACTCCTTTCGTGCGGTTACGAGCTTTTGGACCTAGGCGTCCAGAGAGTCGAAGTACTTCTTGAGCTCGCGCTCCAGCGTGTCGGTGTCCATGATGTCGTTGACGCCGATGACGTAGGCGGAGCTCCCCTCGAACTCGTCGGTCAGGTCGGACATCGTGATGATCACGTCCACGTTCGTCTGACCCATGTAGCCGCTCAGTGCGTCGTGCTCGACGTCCATCGGCCAGCCGTTCTTCTCGATCACGCCCTCGGTGGCGATCTTGAGCATCATCGAGCTGCCCATGCCGGTGCGGCACATCACCAGAGCCTTCTTGTGCCTCATTCCACTCACCTCCCTATCCGTTCTTCTCGCTGGTCTTGTTCTCGAACTCCCTCACGTAGGAGACGATCTCGTCGCCGTGCGTCGCCGTGGCGAGCAGGTCGAGAAACTCCTGTGTGCGCAACAGGCCGACGAGGCTCATGAGCGCCTGGAGGTGCGAGGTCGCATCCACCGTGGCGAGCATGAACTCGTACTTGACGGGGTCGTTCTCGGCGCTGCCAAACTCGACGGGCGTGCGCAGGCGCACGCACGACATGGCCGTCTCGTTCACGCCGACGCGGTTGGTGGCGTGGGGAAGGGCGACGTGCTTGGTGATGACCACGTAGGGGCCGGCTTCCTCGATGTTGGCTATGACGGCGTCGATGTACTCCTCGGTGATGTCGCCCGTGGCGACGAGGGGCATCCCGGAGGCCCGGACGGCCTCCTGCCACGTCTCGCACTCGGCGTCGAGCACGACGTGGCCCCCCTCGAGCAGCTCGCTCAGCATGTAGCTCCTTTCCTGACCGATCCAATCCCTCTTCTCCAGCAGGCTTCTCAGCTCGCTCATGAGCTGCGCCTCTTGGTTCCGTCCGGGGTTGTGCCGCAGAATCCTGGCCACCTTTCGCGCCCCGGCCCCCAGGTCCCGGAGCGGCGGCAGGTCCACGTCGCCCGAGAAGCCCAGCTCGCGCAGGGCGCAGGCAATCCTGTCCATGTCGTCCTCGCGCGGGATGGGGCGGACGACGACGCAGGGGACGCTCACGTCCAGCTCGACCGTCGAGACCACGAGGTCGATCCCGACGTCCCCCACGAGCCCCCGCGCCCGGTGCGAGGGGACGTTGGCGATGATGTTCACGTCGAACGACCTTCTGAGCTCCGCCGCGAGCAGCTCCGCGGTGCCCACGCCCGTGGAGCAGACCACGACGACGTTGGCGTGGCGCATGCGCTCGCTGCCGTCGCCCACGAGCGCCGCCTCAAAGTGGAGGAGCACGTAGGTGACCTCGTCGTCGGTCATCTCCATGAGCTGGGACAGCCCGTTGTCGTCCAGGGCGCGCCGGACGATCGCCGCGTGCTCGGCGTAGCCCTCGAGCAGCTCGTCGCGGAGGGGGTTCTCCAGGAGCAGCCCGGCCTGCTTGCGGTAGACGCTCCCCAGAACGTGCCTGAGCAGGCGGTCGTAGAGGTGCGTGTCGTGCGTGAGGTCCACGCCCAGCTCGCGCGAGACCTCGGCGATGGTGGACATGCACATGAACTCGATCACCGCGTCGCGGGTGCTCGACGCCGCCGCCTCGCTCGAGCGCGCCCCGATGTGCACCTCGATGTAGTAGTGCTCCGCCTCCGGGAGGCTCACGCCAAAGACGGACTCCACCTGACGGACGATGTGGTCGGCCATCTGATACTGCAGGCTCCCCACGTCCAGGGTCCCCGCGGCCATCGGCGCTGCCGGCATGCCCATCTGCGTCTCGGAGCGCTTGATCGAGAGCGCGATGTGAACGACCATCGCCTCGAAGGCGACGTCGTCAAGGTAGAGGCCCGCCTGCGCCTCCGCCTCGCGCACGATGTCCTCGATGCTCCTGAGCTCCTGCTCGGAGAACCACTTGAGGTAGTCGGCGACCTCGAGCCCGGAGTGCAGGCCGACCGTGGTCCCGTAGTCCCTCAGGACCTGGGCGATGACGCGGCGGCGGGTCTTCTCGTCCGCCACGACGCGCACGCCCTTGCCGCGGTTGCCCTCGAACGCGATGCCGTGCGCCTCGCAGTACTCCCTGACCTTCTGGAGGTCGCGGCTCACCGTGACGCGGCTGACCTGGTAGTCGTCGGCAAGGCTCTGCACCGTGATGAAGTCGTCCAGCCAGCAGAGCGTGAAGACGCTGAGAAGGACGCGCTCCTGCGTACTGAGCGGGCTCACGTTGTAGTCGCGCCCCCTCGCGAAGCTGAGCTCCATGATCTTGCGGCGCGGAACGTCCCTCTGCAGCTGCGCCGCCTTCTGGCGCACCACGATCGCATCATCACGAGACAGGTCGAGGAGCAGGACGTTGAGGTCGTCGATGTCGTAGCGGATGGATCGCACGCTCACGCCGAAGTCCGCGGCGACCTTCTCGAGGTCGAACTCGCCGCGCTCCGCCAGCAGCCTCAGCTCATGTCGCTGTCGTGTGTTCACCGTGCGTCCCTTTCTGCTCCACTCCATTCTTTTCCTCCATAAAATCGCCATTCAAGACTCATTGTTTTCATCTCGGGGAGGAAGTGCGTGAACTCAGAAAGATACCACTTTACCTGCGGTTTATTTAATTATGAGCGGCCCGCCGAGCGGCGGCGCGCGACCGCGACGCGGCCCCGTACGTCACCACCCGCCGGCGGAGCCGCGGCGCGAGGTTCTTCTCGCCCCGTGGACCCCAGCCCGGCGATTACCATGCAGAATCCGGGTTTCGCCTCAGACTCAACTGGCCATATGTGATGTGGAACCGGATTCTGCGTGTTGTTACGAGGCGATGGTCATCGGGGGGCGAGAAGAGCCTCGGCCCGACACACAAAACGGCCCCCGGCGTAATGCCGGGGGCCGCGGCTCGGACTATGGCGTCAGCGCCTAGGCGTCGGCGTAGAGGTCCTTGAGCTTGAGGAGGTGCGCATAGCGGGCCATGGCCGCCTCCTCGTTCTCGGCGAAGAGCTCCTTGGCGCGCTCGGGGAAGGAGCGGGTGAGCGAGGCGTAGCGGGCCTCGTTCATCAGGAAGTCCTGGTACCCGCCCTGCGGCTCCTTGGAGTCGAGCGTGAACTTCTTGCCCGTGGGGGCAGCCGGGTTGAAGCGGAAGAGGTTCCAGTAGCCGCAGTCCACGGCCTTCTTCATCTCGGCCTGGCAGTTCTGCATGCCGCCCTTCTTGATGGAGTGCATCTCGCAGGGGCTGTAGCCGATGATGAGCGACGGGCCGTCGTAGGCAACGGCCTCGTGGATGGCCTTGAGCGTCTGGTTCATGTTGGCGCCCATGGCAACCTGCGCCACGTAGACGTAGCCGTAGGACATGGCGATCTCGGCGAGGCTCTTCTTCTTGGTCACCTTGCCGGCGGCGGCGAACTGCGCCACCTGGCCGATGTTGGAGGCCTTGGAGGCCTGGCCGCCGGTGTTGGAGTAGACCTCGGTGTCAAAGACGAAGACGTTCACGTTGTTGCCGGAGGCGAGGACGTGGTCCAGGCCGCCGAAGCCGATGTCGTACGCCCAGCCGTCGCCGCCGAAGATCCAGAAGGCCTTCTTGGTGAGGTAGGCCTTGTCGGCGAGGATGGCCTTGGCGGTGTCGCAGTCGGCCTTCTCGAGCTCGGCGACGTAGGCGGCGGCAGCGGTCTTGCTGCCCTCGGTGTCGCCCTTGGCCTCGAGCCAGGCGGTCGCGGCCTCCTTCAGCGCGTCGGACGCGCAGTCGGACTGGAGCAGCTGCTCGGTCTCGGCGACGAGCTTCTCCTGGACGGCCTCGTAGCCGAGGGCGAGACCCAGGCCGTGCTCGGCGTTGTCCTCGAAGAGCGAGTTGTTCCACGCCGGACCGTGGCCGCACTCGTTGACCGTGAAGGGCGAGGTGGCAGCCGGGTTGCCCCAGATCGAGGAGCAGCCGGTGGCGTTGGAGATGAACATGCGCTCACCGCAGACCTGCGTGACGAGGCGCGCGTACGCGGTCTCGGCGCAGCCGGCGCAGGAGCCGGAGAACTCGAGGTAGGGCTTGGCGAACTGGCTGCCCTTGACGTTGGCGGCGACGAGCTCCTTCTTCTCGGAGACCTTGTTCACCGCGTAGTCCCACACCTTGGCCTGGTCGGCCTCGGACTCCTGCGGCACCATCGTGAGGGCGCCCTTCGGGCAGACCTTGGCGCAGTTGGTGCAGCCCATGCAGTCGAGCGGGCTGATGGCCATGGTGAAGGTGAGGCCGGAGTTCTTGGGAACCATGACGTCGATGCGGCGCATCTCCTCCGGAGCGGCGGCCTGCTCGTCGGCGTTCATGACGATCGGGCGGATCGTGGCGTGCGGGCACACGAACGAGCACTGGTTGCACTGGATGCACTTGGACTCGTCCCAGTGCGGGACCATGACGGCGACGCCGCGCTTCTCGTACGCGGAGGCGCCCAGCTCCCACTGGCCGTCGGCGACGTCGACGAACTTGGAGACGGGCAGCGAGTCGCCGTCCATGCGGTTGATCGGCTCCATGAGCTCGCGGACCTGCTTGACGATGGCCTCGCGACCCTCGAGCGTGAGCTCGGCCTTCTCGTCGGCGGCGTCGGCCCACTCGGCGGGAACCTCGAACTTGCGGTAGGCGGTGGCGCCGGCGTCGATGGCCTTCCAGTTGGCCTCGACGATGTCCTGGCCCTTCTTGGCGTAGGACTTCTCGGCGGCGTCCTTCATGTACTGGAGGGCGTCGGCGGCGGGGAGGACCTGGGCGAGCGAGAAGAACGCGGACTGCAGCACCGTGTTGGTGCGCTTGCCCATGCCGACCTTCTCGGCGAGGTCGATGGCGTCGATCAGGTAGACGTTGATGTTGTTCTTGGCGATGTAGCGCTTGGCCTCCGCCGGAAGGTTGGCGACGAACTCATCGTCGGACCACTGGCAGTTCACCAGGAACGTGCCGCCCGGCTTGACGTCGCGGACCATCGGGAAGCCCTTGACGATGTAGGAAGGGTTGTGGCAGGCGACGAAGTTGGCCTTGTTGATGTAGTACGGCGAGCGGATCGGGGAGTCACCGAAGCGCAGGTGCGAGATCGTGACGCCGCCGGTCTTCTTGGAGTCGTACTGGAAGTAGGCCTGGACGTACTTGTCGGTGTGGTCGCCGATGATCTTGATCGAGTTCTTGTTGGCGCCGACGGTGCCGTCGCCGCCGAGGCCCCAGAACTTGCACTCGATCGTGGACGGGTCCGCCGTGTTGGGGGCGTCCGGG
Above is a genomic segment from Olsenella timonensis containing:
- a CDS encoding MurT ligase domain-containing protein yields the protein MRARTRVARLAGTLAHWGTVHLARRGGGNVPGAVALRVDPALVGELSDGLAPRVVVTGTNGKTTTTGLLADALGAGGREVVCNRAGNNMESGIATALVMAGAGGRGADGRAGCFECDELYTVRVLPAARPDALVLLNLFRDQLDRYGEIDHTQDVIAEALRRSPGTSLVFNADDPLCAAIADRVGNAALAFGIDEPTDLESDRISDSRFCARCNTGLAYEYVHYGQLGAYRCPSCGWHRPELAFAAVNVRLTCGGFEFDVEDRRDAAPVRHHVRTRYSGLYMVYNVMAALAGLLVAGGDVARFQEVLDAYEPASGRGKVFALDGGRSVVSNLAKNPTGFNRMVQQVRAADGRYLALFLNDNDADGHDVSWIWDVDLERLRDLSDLRLVCVGGTRREDMAVRVKYAELGAPIELVDDVGGGVALLPGGERLHVIANYTAFPPVVADLERLQGLPKGSGPNEQTARNRPGAARPRREAPASVGLDRPLRIVHLYPDALNLYGDGGNIASLAKRCAWRGIPVRVDQVLMGQGLDLSDADVVLLGGGADRDQLAVCRELRAQREQLAAYVADGGVLLAICGGYQLLGHAYMMGDERVEGLHILDLETVAGSTRLIGNVAVDSPVSDVPVVGFENHAGRTLLGADERPLGRALVPGTGNNGEDGGEGVLHDNVIGTYLHGPVLPKNPGVTDWLISRALARRGVAVELSPLDDALETAAHDVALRIATRR
- a CDS encoding transketolase family protein — its product is MDTSYDLISLRTLVGDALNEAFETHPNIFVIDSDLAGSTTSDRFQERHPEHFVETGIAEQNAMSIATGIAKEGGIPFYVNFAIFATGTVWTQLRQACYPGANVKVLATHPGMDGGFDGATHHANEDLALTRVLPGLQVLVPANPDELREAVMYAAEHEGPVYIRCSRDVVPDLPSAAPLEVGRAVVDADEGDDFAIVYEGTSGDLARRSFAAAEERGARGVLVNVRSVKPLDVELIRSLAGRVRRIVTIENHSVIGGLGGAVAETLAEMGEHAPLARVGVEDVFTESGPSDRVKEKYGLCVENVLDKLGL
- a CDS encoding transketolase produces the protein MADIKQLEAVCLRNRRRIVDMVHAAGVGHVGGSLSVIDVLTAIYETDVDLSESPRARVVLSKGHVTPALYAELTEKGVVSEEEYPTFRQVNSRLQGHPYEPDIPEVDATTGLLGQGFSIAVGMALAKRTMGDDHLVYAICGDGEAQEGQIWEALMCAAHYGLDRLVFVVDNNGLSSHGPVNESINLEPLADKLAAFGLRVIEIDGHDMSQIVAALEEAHVACGAPTAIISHTVKGKGVSFMENNPAWHSKGLSDEEYEIALRDLGAKGGE
- a CDS encoding PTS ascorbate transporter subunit IIC; translation: MAVLEFIVYDLLSQAGILIGLLAFIGLVLQKKPADKVISGTIKTIVGFLIFGIGSTAAQGALTGLQTLFSEAFGLQGVTPISEAITAQAQTVFPTVIAWIMIGGFACNLIVARLTPFKYVFLTGGHSLFLSALLAIMLKALGLDDVPAIIIGSIIHGVAAAVYPAIAQKSMNAVTGSDNIAIGHYCTLAYALSGWLGSKVGKPEESTEEIELPGWLGIFRDYIVSVTLSIGVIFYIAAIVAGQGAVEAISGGQHWLIYPLMQTLTFAGGLYVIVTGVRLFLGELVPAFVGLSKKLIPGVKPALDCPVVFPYAPTAVILGFISAYAAGLICMVVMAALHTTVIIPVAIPYFFIGATAGVFGNARGGWKGCIVGAFVTGILIAVGPAIIYPIMESVGLSGTSFPETDFNLIGIVFNFIGTALGKW
- a CDS encoding PTS sugar transporter subunit IIB, yielding MRHKKALVMCRTGMGSSMMLKIATEGVIEKNGWPMDVEHDALSGYMGQTNVDVIITMSDLTDEFEGSSAYVIGVNDIMDTDTLERELKKYFDSLDA
- a CDS encoding BglG family transcription antiterminator, which produces MEWSRKGRTVNTRQRHELRLLAERGEFDLEKVAADFGVSVRSIRYDIDDLNVLLLDLSRDDAIVVRQKAAQLQRDVPRRKIMELSFARGRDYNVSPLSTQERVLLSVFTLCWLDDFITVQSLADDYQVSRVTVSRDLQKVREYCEAHGIAFEGNRGKGVRVVADEKTRRRVIAQVLRDYGTTVGLHSGLEVADYLKWFSEQELRSIEDIVREAEAQAGLYLDDVAFEAMVVHIALSIKRSETQMGMPAAPMAAGTLDVGSLQYQMADHIVRQVESVFGVSLPEAEHYYIEVHIGARSSEAAASSTRDAVIEFMCMSTIAEVSRELGVDLTHDTHLYDRLLRHVLGSVYRKQAGLLLENPLRDELLEGYAEHAAIVRRALDDNGLSQLMEMTDDEVTYVLLHFEAALVGDGSERMRHANVVVVCSTGVGTAELLAAELRRSFDVNIIANVPSHRARGLVGDVGIDLVVSTVELDVSVPCVVVRPIPREDDMDRIACALRELGFSGDVDLPPLRDLGAGARKVARILRHNPGRNQEAQLMSELRSLLEKRDWIGQERSYMLSELLEGGHVVLDAECETWQEAVRASGMPLVATGDITEEYIDAVIANIEEAGPYVVITKHVALPHATNRVGVNETAMSCVRLRTPVEFGSAENDPVKYEFMLATVDATSHLQALMSLVGLLRTQEFLDLLATATHGDEIVSYVREFENKTSEKNG
- the nifJ gene encoding pyruvate:ferredoxin (flavodoxin) oxidoreductase, translating into MARKFKSMDGNEAASYVSYAFTEVAGIYPITPSSPMADHVDQWAAQGMKNVFGTPVKVVEMESEAGAAGTVQGSLGAGALTATYTTSQGPPLLIPNMEQRTGAVLPGVFQVSDRTVASHALNIFGDHSDVMACRQTGFAMLAEGNVQEVMDLAPVAHLAAIEGKVPFLNFFDGFRTSHEIQKVAVWDFDDLKDMLDMDAVQAFRDHALNPEHPHARGSHENGDIFFQHREACNKAYDALPAVVQSYMDKINEKLGTSYHLFDYYGADDADRVVVCMGSFCDTLEEVIDYLNAHGEKVGLVKVRLYRPWSVEDFVAALPATVKKIAVLDRTKEPGSIGEPLYQDVITALYEAGKSEITVVGGRYGLGSKDEPPAAAFAVYKELEKDAPAREFTIGIVDDVTNLSLPMDPDAPNTADPSTIECKFWGLGGDGTVGANKNSIKIIGDHTDKYVQAYFQYDSKKTGGVTISHLRFGDSPIRSPYYINKANFVACHNPSYIVKGFPMVRDVKPGGTFLVNCQWSDDEFVANLPAEAKRYIAKNNINVYLIDAIDLAEKVGMGKRTNTVLQSAFFSLAQVLPAADALQYMKDAAEKSYAKKGQDIVEANWKAIDAGATAYRKFEVPAEWADAADEKAELTLEGREAIVKQVRELMEPINRMDGDSLPVSKFVDVADGQWELGASAYEKRGVAVMVPHWDESKCIQCNQCSFVCPHATIRPIVMNADEQAAAPEEMRRIDVMVPKNSGLTFTMAISPLDCMGCTNCAKVCPKGALTMVPQESEADQAKVWDYAVNKVSEKKELVAANVKGSQFAKPYLEFSGSCAGCAETAYARLVTQVCGERMFISNATGCSSIWGNPAATSPFTVNECGHGPAWNNSLFEDNAEHGLGLALGYEAVQEKLVAETEQLLQSDCASDALKEAATAWLEAKGDTEGSKTAAAAYVAELEKADCDTAKAILADKAYLTKKAFWIFGGDGWAYDIGFGGLDHVLASGNNVNVFVFDTEVYSNTGGQASKASNIGQVAQFAAAGKVTKKKSLAEIAMSYGYVYVAQVAMGANMNQTLKAIHEAVAYDGPSLIIGYSPCEMHSIKKGGMQNCQAEMKKAVDCGYWNLFRFNPAAPTGKKFTLDSKEPQGGYQDFLMNEARYASLTRSFPERAKELFAENEEAAMARYAHLLKLKDLYADA